Sequence from the Enhydrobacter sp. genome:
CCGGCGGTGCGCCGCAGTTGGCTCGAGAAGGGGCCGGGCGCGGCACCGGAGAAGCGCGGCCGCGAGCCGTTCGTCGAGCTGCCCTGGGATGAAGCCCTCGATCTGGTGGCCGGCGAGTTGACCCGCGTGAAGCGCGTCCATTCCAACCGGTCGATCTTCGGCGGGTCCTACGGCTGGTCGAGCGCCGGGCGCTTCCACCACGCCCAGAGCCAGGTCCACCGTTTCCTCAATTCCGTCGGCGGCTACGTGCGCCACCAGGATTCCTACAGCCTGGGCGCGGCGCGCGTGCTGATGCCGCACATCGTGGCGACGATGGAAGACCTGATGAGCATGCATACCCCGTGGGACGTGCTGGCCGACCATTGCAGGCTGTTCGTCACCTTCGGCGGCGTGCCGCACAAGAACGCGCAGATCAACGCCGGCGGCGCCACCCTGCATCACGTCAAGGGCGGGCTCCACCGGATGCGCGAGAAGGGCGTGCGCTTCGTCAACGTCACGCCGACCGGCGAGGACATCGACACCGGCGGCGCGGTGGAATGGCTGGCGATCCGGCCCAACACCGACGCCGCCCTGATCCTCGCGCTCTGCCACGTGCTGCACGAGGAGAAGCTCCACGACCGCGCCTTCCTCGACCGCTGCACGGTGGGCTTCGACCGCTTCGCGCCGTCGCTGAAGGACAAGACCCCGCAATGGGCCGAGAAGATCACCGGCATTCCCGCCTCGCGCATCGCAGCCCTCGCGCGCGAGATGGCGGCGACGCGCACGACGGTCAGCATCGGCTGGTCGTTGCAGCGCAGCCATCACGGCGAGCAGCCCTTCTGGGCGCTGGTGACGCTCGCCTGCATGCTGGGTCAGATCGGGCTGCCGGGCGGCGGCTTCGGCGTCGGCTACGGCCCGGTCAACCTGATGGGCAGCTCCTTCCCGAAATATTCCGGCCCGACCCTGCCGCAGGGCAGCAACGCGGTGAGCGACTTCATCCCGGTCGCTCGCTTCGCCGACATGCTGCTCAATCCCGGCGGCAAGGTGAGCTACAACGGCCGCGATCTCACCTATCCCGACATCCGCCTGGTCTACTGGGCCGGCGGCAATCCCTTCCATCACCATCAGGATCTCAACCGGCTGATGACGGCCTGGCGCAAGCCCGAGACCATCGTCTTCCACGAGCAGTTCTGGACGCCGGCCGCGCGCATGGCCGACATCGTCCTGCCGGCGACCACCAGCCTCGAGCGCGACGACATCGGCTACGGCAGCCGCGAGCCGTTCCTGGTCGCCATGAAGAAGGCGCGCGAGCCGATCGGCGAGGCGCGCGACGACTACTGGATCTTCGGTGAACTGGCCCGCCGTCTCGGCGCCAGAGACGTCTACACCGAGGGTCGCGACACGATGGGCTGGCTGCGGCATCTCTACGAGCTGTCGCGCGAGAAGTCGGCGCAGGCGGGCGTCGCGATCCCGCCGTTCGAAGAGTTCTGGCAGGCCGGCATCGCCGAGGCCAGGGGCGAGACGCGCGAGCCCGTCATGCTCGCGAGGTTCCGCGCGGACCCAGCGAAGCATCCGCTCAAGACGCCGTCCGGCAGGATCGAGATCTTCTCCGAGACCATCGCCTCGTTCGGCTACGACGACTGCCCCGGCCACGCGACCTGGATCGAGCCGGCCGAATGGCTGGGCTCGCCCGCCGCCGGGCGCCACCCGCTGCACATGCTGTCGGACCAGCCGACCGACAAGCTGCACAGCCAGCTCGACCATTCGCCGCACGCGCGCGCCACCAAGGTCAGGGGACGCCAGCCGGTGACGCTGCACCCGCAGGACGCCGCCGCGCGCGGCATCGCCGAGGGCGACCTGGTGCGCGTCTTCAACGACCGCGGCGCCTGCCTCGCCGCGGCGCGGCTCAGCGACCGCATCCGGCGCAGCGTGGTGCGGCTGTCGACCGGCGCCTGGTTCGACCCGGAGGATGCCGGCTCCAACCGCCCGCTCGAGAAGCACGGCAACCCGAACGCGCTCACGCTCGACATCGGTGCCTCCAAGCTCAGCCAGGGCTGCATCGCCCAGACCTGCCTGGTCGAGATCGAGCGCTTCGACGGGCCGGCGCCGCCGGTGACGGCGCACCGCCTGCCGGTGTTTGCCGGCCGGCGCTAGCCGGCTAGTATCGGCGCCATGGGCAAGCGTCTCAGCGACGAGGCGGTGGCGCGCTACCGCCGCGACGGCTACCACTTTCCGCTGCGCGTCCTGTCGGCCGGCGAGGCGCGCTCCTGCCGCGAGCGGCTCGAGGCGCAGGAGCGCGCGCTCGGCGGGCCGCTGCAGGGCGAGATGCGCCACAAGGTGCACCTGCTCTTCACCTGGGCCAACGAGCTGGTGCGCCATCCGGCGATCCTCGATGCCGTCGAGGACGTGATCGGCCCCGACATCCTGTGCTGGAGCACGACCTTCTTCACCAAGGAGGCGCGCTCGCCCTCCTTCGTCTCATGGCACCAGGACGCGACCTACTGGGGCCTCTCGACCGACGACGTCGTCACCGCCTGGATCGCCTTCGCCGACGCGCCGGTCGAGAGCGGCGCCATGAAGTTCTGGCCGGGCAGCCATCTCAGGCGCCAGCTCGAGCACCGCGACACCTTCGACAGGGACAACCTGCTGACCCGCGGCCAGGAGATCGCCGTCGAGGTGCCGGCGGGCGAAGGCGTCGACGTGCCGCTCCGGGCCGGCGAGATGTCGCTGCACCACGTCCTGCTGGTGCACGGCTCGGGCCCCAACACCACCGACGACCGGCGCATCGGCTTCGCCGTGCGCTACATCCCGCCGCACGTGCGCCAGCTCAAGGTGCGCGATTCGGCGACCCTCGTGCGCGGCCGCGACACGCACGGCAACTTCGACCTCGAGCCCGCGCCCCGGGCCGATCTCGATGCCGCCGCGCTCGCCGCCCACCGCGACGCGACGGAACGCTCGGCGAAGGCCCTCTATTCAGGCACGGATCGGACGAGGTTCCGGGCCTGAAGGCCGCAAAGCGCCTAGTGTCTCCAGCTCGTGTCGATGCGGTCGAGCTTGCGGATCAGGGCGGCAAATTCGAGGTCGCCGCCGCCGGTGTTGTCGTCGCAGAAGCCCTCGAGCTGGGCGCGCGACTTGCCGGCGACGTTGTCGCCCATCACCGCGATGGTGCCGGCGGCGCCGGCGTCGATCTGGGTCTGGCAGGCGCGCTCGAGGCGATAGAGCCGGAGGAACGCCTCGGCCACCGAGCGGCCGGTGGTCAGCAGCCCGTGGTTGCGCAGCATCATCGCCGTCTTGTCGCCGAGATCGACCAGCAGGCGCGAGCGCTCGTCGAGCTCGAGGCTGACGCCCTCGTAGTCGTGATAGGCGAGGTTGCCGTGGAACGCCGTGGCGTTCATCGAGATCGGCAGCAGCCCCTCGCGCGTCGCCGCCACCGCCATGCCGGCGCGGGTGTGGGTGTGCATGACGGCGCGATGGCGGTCCTGGTGCGCCATGTGGATCGCCGAATGGATGACGAAGCCGGCGTAGTTCACCGGATGCGTCGCCTCGCCGATGGTGTTGCCGTCGAGGTCGATCTTGACCAGGTTCGAGGCCGTCACCTCGTCGTAGTTGAGGCCGAACGGGTTGATGAGGAAGTGCGGCTGGTCGCCCGGCACGCGTGCCGTCAGATGGCCGTAGATCAGTTCGGTCCAGCCGAAATGATCGACCAGGCGATAGGCCGCCGCGAGCTGGCGGCGCAGCACCGCCTCGCCCTCGGCGGGCGGCAGGGAATAGACGTCGACGCCGGTGACCGGCAGATCGGCAGCGATGGGTGCGTTCATCGGGGTATGATCCATCAAAATCGGGGGGAACGCCAGATGGCCGACGACCAGAGAAAGACCGACGGGCCGCGGCTCGACACGACGCGCCTGCAGAAGATCGCCCAGGCCTACTGGGAGAGCGCCGCGCTGATGGCGGCGGTCGAGCTCGAGATCTTCACCGCCATCGCGCGCGGCCACGACACGATCCCGACGCTGGCGAAGGCGGTCGACATCACCGAGCGCAACGCCGAGCGGCTGCTGACGGCGCTCGTTGCCATGACCCTGCTGGAGCGCAGCGGTGAGCGCTTCGGCAACGCCGCCGACGTCCAGCGCTTCCTGGTCAAGGACGGCGAGCGCTACGCCGGCCCGTGGATCCTGTTCACCAAGCCGCGCTGGACGGCCTATGGCGAGCTGAGCCAGCGCCTGCGCCGGCGCGAGGAGAACCGGCTCGGCTCCTACGAGAGCTTCACGGTCGAGGACGCGCGGC
This genomic interval carries:
- a CDS encoding class II aldolase/adducin family protein; this translates as MNAPIAADLPVTGVDVYSLPPAEGEAVLRRQLAAAYRLVDHFGWTELIYGHLTARVPGDQPHFLINPFGLNYDEVTASNLVKIDLDGNTIGEATHPVNYAGFVIHSAIHMAHQDRHRAVMHTHTRAGMAVAATREGLLPISMNATAFHGNLAYHDYEGVSLELDERSRLLVDLGDKTAMMLRNHGLLTTGRSVAEAFLRLYRLERACQTQIDAGAAGTIAVMGDNVAGKSRAQLEGFCDDNTGGGDLEFAALIRKLDRIDTSWRH
- a CDS encoding phytanoyl-CoA dioxygenase family protein, whose translation is MGKRLSDEAVARYRRDGYHFPLRVLSAGEARSCRERLEAQERALGGPLQGEMRHKVHLLFTWANELVRHPAILDAVEDVIGPDILCWSTTFFTKEARSPSFVSWHQDATYWGLSTDDVVTAWIAFADAPVESGAMKFWPGSHLRRQLEHRDTFDRDNLLTRGQEIAVEVPAGEGVDVPLRAGEMSLHHVLLVHGSGPNTTDDRRIGFAVRYIPPHVRQLKVRDSATLVRGRDTHGNFDLEPAPRADLDAAALAAHRDATERSAKALYSGTDRTRFRA
- a CDS encoding molybdopterin-dependent oxidoreductase, whose product is MTHQRTFTTAHWGVYEVEYDDRGNALQLHPFSKDPDPSPIGLHMLSDEVARLRVRRPAVRRSWLEKGPGAAPEKRGREPFVELPWDEALDLVAGELTRVKRVHSNRSIFGGSYGWSSAGRFHHAQSQVHRFLNSVGGYVRHQDSYSLGAARVLMPHIVATMEDLMSMHTPWDVLADHCRLFVTFGGVPHKNAQINAGGATLHHVKGGLHRMREKGVRFVNVTPTGEDIDTGGAVEWLAIRPNTDAALILALCHVLHEEKLHDRAFLDRCTVGFDRFAPSLKDKTPQWAEKITGIPASRIAALAREMAATRTTVSIGWSLQRSHHGEQPFWALVTLACMLGQIGLPGGGFGVGYGPVNLMGSSFPKYSGPTLPQGSNAVSDFIPVARFADMLLNPGGKVSYNGRDLTYPDIRLVYWAGGNPFHHHQDLNRLMTAWRKPETIVFHEQFWTPAARMADIVLPATTSLERDDIGYGSREPFLVAMKKAREPIGEARDDYWIFGELARRLGARDVYTEGRDTMGWLRHLYELSREKSAQAGVAIPPFEEFWQAGIAEARGETREPVMLARFRADPAKHPLKTPSGRIEIFSETIASFGYDDCPGHATWIEPAEWLGSPAAGRHPLHMLSDQPTDKLHSQLDHSPHARATKVRGRQPVTLHPQDAAARGIAEGDLVRVFNDRGACLAAARLSDRIRRSVVRLSTGAWFDPEDAGSNRPLEKHGNPNALTLDIGASKLSQGCIAQTCLVEIERFDGPAPPVTAHRLPVFAGRR